The Erigeron canadensis isolate Cc75 chromosome 4, C_canadensis_v1, whole genome shotgun sequence genome window below encodes:
- the LOC122596591 gene encoding uncharacterized protein LOC122596591, giving the protein MVIALGPGKFYGSSLPRPRYYTDIKYNTDRVDPPVSVLDPLMSWAEEAHWSMGGLSFKRHRLQGRIEGNVEKLRNQIEKTIIKKETQIPLKKAAISKKNKGVEKGRGRSLSPPPAPKRKRKLVGLIDEEEEDEEIRGKWPIRKLSDEFDLVANKTDGVASRTRGRKVEEEVKKSVGKGKKKLRKIGEKLG; this is encoded by the coding sequence ATGGTGATTGCATTAGGGCCGGGAAAGTTTTATGGAAGCAGTCTTCCAAGGCCACGTTACTATACAGATATCAAATACAACACGGATCGGGTCGACCCACCAGTTTCAGTACTTGACCCATTAATGTCATGGGCAGAAGAAGCTCATTGGTCAATGGGTGGTCTAAGCTTCAAACGACACCGTCTCCAAGGTCGTATCGAAGGAAATGTCGAAAAACTAAGAAACCAAATTGAAAAAACAATCATAAAAAAAGAAACCCAGATCCCCCTTAAAAAAGCGGCTATTTCGAAAAAAAACAAGGGTGTTGAAAAGGGGCGGGGGCGGAGTTTGTCGCCCCCACCGGCCCCGAAAAGAAAGAGGAAATTGGTTGGATTgattgatgaagaagaggaagatgaaGAAATAAGGGGCAAGTGGCCGATAAGAAAGCTGTCTGATGAATTTGATCTTGTTGCAAATAAGACGGATGGTGTCGCTTCGAGGACCCGAGGTCGAAAAGTTGAAGAGGAAGTGAAGAAGAGTGTTGGCAAGGGAAAGAAGAAATTGAGAAAGATTGGGGAAAAATTGGGATAA